The following proteins are co-located in the Salinirubrum litoreum genome:
- a CDS encoding DUF7503 family protein produces the protein MSESAIAAYIAENPKKAGVLFTILLLLTQASNASAGFVTAVGGP, from the coding sequence ATGTCAGAGAGCGCAATCGCGGCGTACATCGCTGAGAACCCGAAGAAAGCCGGTGTCCTGTTCACCATCCTGTTGCTGCTGACGCAGGCGAGTAACGCGTCGGCAGGATTCGTCACCGCTGTCGGTGGCCCCTAA
- a CDS encoding DUF63 family protein, giving the protein MATVADRVGIPPERLWGGTVATLLTLLVVGSLALPRLVYDRFVWQYFWGPVEADANSAVCAVRGGGVTEYLTSSSACASAQGVVAYPGYTLVSEVGYVVILLIALTGVVFLLRRLDIGESKDFFYALFPFMFFGGALRVVEDANDTGGADALLSYPWNTLIISPVIYFTVFGITLLAVVGSVLLERRGAVDRFEVPLLGSGVFVLMVTLGYLGSLAISGTNDVVFRPIVLVVTLVLATGTAGVTWWLIRRYKPEINRGTGTVGAVIIWGHAVDGAANVVGLDWMPALGAGPNLVPKHPVNQAIVDLTGSVLPASILAVTGDAWPFLLVKLVAATLVVWVFDEQIFEESPRYTILLLIAVLAVGLGPGTRDMLRATFGV; this is encoded by the coding sequence ATGGCAACCGTGGCAGACCGCGTCGGCATCCCGCCCGAACGACTCTGGGGGGGCACCGTCGCCACCCTGCTGACCCTCCTCGTCGTCGGGTCGCTCGCGCTCCCCCGACTCGTCTACGACCGCTTCGTCTGGCAGTACTTCTGGGGGCCCGTCGAGGCAGACGCGAACTCCGCCGTCTGTGCAGTCCGCGGTGGCGGCGTGACGGAGTACCTGACGAGCAGTAGCGCCTGTGCGTCCGCACAGGGAGTCGTCGCGTATCCGGGCTACACGCTCGTCTCCGAGGTCGGCTACGTCGTGATCCTCCTGATCGCACTGACCGGCGTCGTCTTCCTCCTCCGGAGACTGGACATCGGCGAGTCGAAGGACTTCTTCTACGCGCTGTTCCCGTTCATGTTCTTCGGCGGCGCGCTCCGGGTCGTCGAGGACGCCAACGACACCGGCGGGGCCGACGCCCTGCTGTCGTACCCGTGGAACACGCTCATCATCAGCCCCGTCATCTACTTCACCGTCTTCGGGATCACCCTCCTCGCGGTCGTCGGCAGTGTCCTGCTCGAACGCCGGGGCGCGGTCGACCGCTTCGAGGTCCCGCTACTCGGGTCGGGAGTGTTCGTCCTGATGGTCACGCTCGGCTACCTCGGGTCGCTGGCGATCTCCGGCACCAACGACGTCGTCTTCCGACCGATCGTCCTCGTCGTGACGCTGGTGCTGGCGACCGGGACCGCCGGCGTGACGTGGTGGCTGATCCGGCGCTACAAGCCGGAGATCAACCGTGGGACGGGCACGGTCGGCGCGGTCATCATCTGGGGGCACGCGGTCGACGGCGCGGCGAACGTCGTCGGTCTCGACTGGATGCCCGCACTCGGTGCCGGGCCGAACCTCGTCCCCAAGCACCCGGTGAACCAGGCCATCGTCGACCTCACGGGGTCGGTGCTCCCGGCGTCGATACTGGCGGTGACCGGCGACGCGTGGCCGTTCCTGCTCGTGAAACTCGTCGCCGCGACGCTGGTCGTCTGGGTGTTCGACGAACAGATCTTCGAGGAGAGTCCCCGGTACACGATTCTCCTGCTGATCGCGGTACTGGCGGTCGGTCTCGGACCCGGCACTCGCGACATGCTGCGGGCGACCTTCGGCGTCTGA
- a CDS encoding Lrp/AsnC family transcriptional regulator, with protein MELDDTDRAILDILQSNARTPFSEIARRIDMSSATVHDRVGRLEDAGVIRGYHADVDPGAVGLGASAIVGLRIEQGQEREALDALREFEGVHEVHLTTGEWDVMLRVFAEDTDGLRELMFDHIAQLDGFARSQTMVILGTEYEAEGLPILDDDAE; from the coding sequence ATGGAACTCGACGACACCGACCGGGCCATCCTCGACATCCTCCAGTCGAACGCGCGGACACCCTTCTCGGAGATCGCTCGACGGATCGACATGTCGAGCGCGACGGTCCACGACCGCGTCGGTCGGCTGGAAGACGCGGGCGTCATCCGGGGCTACCACGCCGACGTCGACCCCGGTGCGGTCGGACTCGGCGCGTCGGCCATCGTCGGACTCCGGATCGAACAGGGGCAGGAGCGGGAGGCGCTCGACGCCCTCCGGGAGTTCGAGGGCGTCCACGAGGTCCACCTGACGACCGGCGAGTGGGACGTGATGCTCCGGGTGTTCGCCGAGGACACCGACGGCCTCCGGGAGTTGATGTTCGACCACATCGCCCAACTCGACGGGTTCGCCCGGTCGCAGACGATGGTGATCCTCGGCACCGAGTACGAGGCGGAGGGGTTGCCGATTTTGGACGACGACGCGGAGTGA